The region TCTTCCATTGTTTCTGCAAAGCGACGTACTTCCTCTTTTCTCAAATTGTATTCGCCTGAAGCTATAAGCATTGTATAACCTTTGATAGTAGATAATGGAGTTTTTAAATCATGGGATACCCCTGCCATCCACTCTTCTCTTGTCTTTTCTAATCGTTCTCTTTCTACTTGACTCTTTTTTAAATTAGATGTGAGGTTAGACAGTGCCATTATTAGTTCTTTATAAACTTTGTGTTTTCCTCTATTTTGCTTATGATTTTTTGAATGTAACTTTAAATAGTTAGAGGGTTCTTCATAATTTCCCTTTGATAAATTTTCAATCCACTCCATCACGAATAATAAGGGATCTCCTAGTTGTTTTCCGAAATATATAGCAATAATAATACCAATTACAATGATAGAAACAATCCACAAATTATTTGCCCAATAAAAAAATGGATTATTATTTGTTATTGGCTTTCCTGTTACCCATGTTACTTCTTGGCCATTAATAGTTTCAAACCAAGTTGATAACTGATAACTATTATTTGCTGGATAAATATAATCAGAAACTAATTCTCCAGGACTGTAATGTACTTGAATTTCTCTTGGTTTATTAAATGAAAAAAATTCGTTCCCATTTTCATCTAATACCTGTAGCCATATATCATTGTCTTGTAAGTCCTCTTTTACGGAATTATGAATGTCAATTTCTTGATTTTGAATTACCGTATTATTTGCTATAGCTTCAATTGATAATCTTGATGTCTCTGTTTGATCGTGCCTAAGAAAAAAACTAAAAAGAATAATACTTACTCCAATTAATAGACCCCAAATAACGATTAACCAGAAGAGTCGTGATACGAAATAAAACGCTACTCTATTTTTTAGTTTCATGATGATTCCTTTGTTGTTGTATCCAATTCAAAAATATATCCTAGTCCTCTAACAGTTTTAATCAATAGGGGGTTACTTGGGTTCTCTTCCAATTTCTCACGCAAACGATGAACATGAACCATTACTGTGTTATCGCCTCCATAATACTCACCCCATACATCACGATAAATTTGATGTTTGCTTAAAACTTGATTAGGGTGTTCACAAAAGTACAGTAATAATTTCAGTTCTAAAAGGGGACATTCTACTTGTCTTCCTTTAACTGTTAACTTTCCTTTATTTGAATCTATTTTAAAAAAGCCGTAATCATATACTGCTTTCGTTAATTGGTTTGATTCTAATTGGTTGGAACGTTTTAATTGAGCTTTTACTCGTGCAACAACTTCTAGAGGATTAAAAGGTTTCGTAATATAATCGTCTCCACCAATACTAAATCCTTGCAGTTTGTCTAAATCCGTTGATTTAGCCGTCAGAAATAAAACAGGAACAGATGTGTATGAACGAAGTTGGCTGCAAAGAGTGAATCCATCCGTATCAGGCAACATAACATCCAATAGAAGAATATCCGGATTATTTTTAGTTGTTTGAAACTTCGCTTCCTCTCCTGTGCTTGCTTTAAAAATATGTTGAAAACCTTCTTTTTCAAAGACTGTTGTTAACAAATCTAGAATGTAGGGATCATCATCAATAATCAGAATGGAATAGTCTTCTGTTTTAATTTGCAAAATTTTTGTCCTCCTTTTTCATTGTTCTATTATTTTACACGACAATTAATGGCTTTGTAAAAGACTACACGCTTGTTAAGGAGATGTTAAGAAAGAGTTATGTTAGCGTTTAGGAAATTTCGATTATGATATTAGTAAGAGAGGTGAGGAAAGAATGAATGATCAAATTATTGTCACTGATAATCTAACAAAAAAGTTTAAGAAAAATATTTCTGTGGACGGAATAAACATGAGTATTGAGCGTGGTCAAATCTATGGTTTTTTAGGCCCGAATGGTGCTGGAAAAACGACAACTATACGAATGCTATTAGGGTTAATTAAGCCAACAAAAGGTAATATTAAAATTTTTAATCAAAATCTTAATAAAAACCGCATTCAAATATTACAGCGAATTGGTTCTTTGGTAGAGTCACCAACTTATTATGGTAATTTAACGGGGCGTGAAAATCTAGAAGCAGTTCGTCGATTGCGTAATATACCTGAAAAACGAGTGCATGAAGTCCTGGAAATTGTCCGGTTAACCAAAGTAGCAAATCGATTAACAAAAGAGTATTCTCTTGGAATGAAACAGCGACTTGGTATTGCTTCCGCATTACTCAGTGAGCCAGATTTATTAATTTTAGATGAGCCAACTAATGGTTTGGACCCGTCTGGAATACAAGAAATACGTGAACTAATTAAACAATTACCTGAATCTGGAATGAGCGTTCTTGTATCTAGTCACCTATTAAGCGAAATAGATCAAATGGCAACTGAGGTAGGGATTATCAATAACGGTAAAATGATTTTTCAAGATTCCATTGATCGCTTAAGGCATAAACGTAAGCCAATATTAAAAGTTGGTGTCAGCGATGGTAGAGAATCACATTCTATATTAAAAGGAAAAGGAATAAGTTCGCAATGGAAAAATGATTATTTATGGTTGGAAGAAACAAAACCTGAATTTGTATCTGAAATCAATGCAACTCTTGTCCAATCAGGGATATCGGTTTATCGTCTGGAAGAAGTTACAAAGTCACTGGAAGATATCTTTTTAGAATTAACAGGTACTGAGGGTAGCCTATGAAACATTTACTAAAGGCCGATAAAATTAAATTGAAACGTTCCTCATTGCCAATTATTGTTTTATTGGTTCCATTTCTTATCTTAGCTTATGAACTAGTAAATCTCACTTATCGAGGAGATTTTGTAGCAAAGCAGGCTGAAATGTTCCAAGCTGATTCAATGTGGACCTATTTATTGTATGATAACAGTTTATTATTCGGACTGGGCTTTCCTTTAGCTGTAACACTTGCAGCATCTGTTATAGCAAATGTTGAACATCAAGCAAATGGATGGAAACAGACGTTGTCGCTACCAATATCAAGAGTAAGAGTTTATTTAAGTAAGTTTAGTTGGCTTTTTATTAGCCTTTTCTTTTCAACCACTATTTTTATGCTCGGTATGTTTTTGCTAGGAAATATGTTGGGGTTTGAAGGGAACACTCCTTGGAAGCTTTTGATTGGAGATAGTTATAGTATGTTGGTAGTTATTTTACCAATCATGTCAGTACAGTTTTGGTTATCCATGACAATAAAAAATCAGGCTTTTTCAATACTGATTGGGGCAATTTCATCTATGATGGGTCTTTTTCTAGCAGCTGCACAAACGACTAGATGGTTCCCCTTAGCTTACCCTAGTCAAGCATCGACAGTTATTTTGCAATATGAAGGTTTAGGCTATAACCAGGATCTTTCAGCCTATCTTGTTATCAGTTTCTGTTTAGGTATTATCTTATTGGTTCTCGGATCATTTCAATTTGCAAAACGAGAAGTCAAATAAGAACTGGAGGGGTTATGTTGAAGGATATTTTATATGTTGAGCGATTAAAATTAAAAAGATCTAAAATGTGGCTAATTTATATTATTGGTCCATTATTAGGAGTATTTCTAGCTTATATCAACTTTTTTAAGAATTATGATTTATTTATGAATCCAGGGGATAATGCTTGGATTGAGGCATGGACACAAGTTGCATTATTTATGGGGCCGTTTGTATTACCTATATTGGTTGGGGTATATGCCGCTCTTATTTGCAGAAGTGAACATGTTGGAGGTGGGTGGAAACAACTATTAGCATTACCAATTAGTCATTCAAATATATTTTTTGGGAAATTTTTAACTATTATCAGAATGATTGTCATTACCATGCTTATCCTAATGATATTATTTATTAGTTTTGGATATTTAATCGGGATGGATGGAAATTTACCGGTTTTTACATTATTGGGATATATGATTAGAGGTATATTGGCATGTCTGCCCTTGGTGGTTTTACAATTGATTGTATCAATCCGTTCTAAAACCTTTGGTATTCCACTTGCAGTTACGATTGTTTTTACATTACCAGCGATTTTTTTACATTACCAGCGATTATTGTAGCAAGCACACCATTAGGTCAATTTTACCCATGGACGCAGCCAATGTTAGCAATGTCTCCGGAAGACGAGTCACCCATTCAATCATACCTTTTATTCTATAGTTTATTGATAGTGACCTTTTCAATCTTACTTGGTTATGGGTTAAGGAATTTTGCTAAAAGAGATACAATTTAATATTTTATCATAAGAGAAACAGTTATGAAACTTACGTGAAGGGGTATTAATAATCCTTAAGGATAAGATTTTAAGAATAATTCATATATGAGGTTATTTTGAATTGGTTACTTTTATTTTATTTTGTTCAAAATATTTAAAAGAAAATTTTAAAAATTAAATTATCAATAAGAATGAAAAAAAACAGCGGTTTGATTTAATATGCCGCTGTTTTTTATTTGTTGAATTTCCGTATTTCTATCTAATTTTTTTATATTTCCTAAATTTAGATCAAACAATTCTTAGAGTTTTTGGTCTTTTTTTTCTATTTTGTCTGCAAAATGCACTTTCCAATCGTGTTAGTTGTGCGGAATGGCAATGAACCTTGTCTGACAGAAGGGAGGTGATAAAAATGGTAACAAACGAACCTGTGCCACAAAGCGTAATCCGACGTCAATTTGATTCATTTTGTAAAACGGTTTTGAGAAATGCTGCAAGAGATATTTATCGTGAAATCAACAGGCAGAATAAAACCTTGATTATCTTATCTGCTTTAAGTCAAGATAAACTCAATCAACTTAGCATGTATGAAACCTATGAAACTGATGTCCATTATTTTTTCTTAAATGGATATGCCGTCAAAGTAAAAGATTTTTTGATTGCGAATGCTATTCAATCTTTACCAGAACGTAATCAACTTATTGTATTGTGCTTCTTTTTCTTAGAAATGAGTGATACTGAAATTGCCAACGAATTAGGAATAGCCAGGGCGACCGTTTATTACCACAAGAAGAAGGCGTTAGAAAAGATTAAAAACTATTTAAAGGAGCATGAAGATGAGTGAATCTACCTTACTTCCTTATTCAGTTATCTCAATGGCAGTACTGGGTGATACAGAAGCAATGGGACAAGTTTTAAAACATTATGAAGGTTACATTGTTACGTTAGTTCAACACGAAATAGTAGAAGAAAATGGAGAGACTGCTCATATAGTAGACGATGAATGGAAACAAAGGTTAGAACTTAAGCTGATTACTGCCGTAACCAAATTTAAGTTACATTAATCTCACAATCATGCAAAACGTTTTTGAATCTGGTTGATCTTTTACAAAGAAAGTACGGAAAGATAATACCGTGCATTATAAACCAAAATCAGATACGTTCTTCTGATGACGAGCTACTTGATTCTTGCGCCATGACTTTCTAAAGAAACGAGCGTTAACCAATGAATCTAAGGTAATTGTGGTAAATTACTGGCGATGACGCATCAGTTAGGATAATGATACTCCCTTACCATCATGGTTCGAGCGTTCAAAGCGTCGCAAGCTATGAGTAGGGCTGGAAGAAATACTTGCAGGGGTGAAATTCCCGTGGAGCTGTACCAACAGCCGTCTGATTTTTAAGTAAATTAGAAAACAGTCATTTCTAGTATGTATTCTTCTGTTAATGAAAAGGGAGGTATATATTAATGAAGGAACTGATTACAAAAGATGATTTAATTCAGCTTGGATATCCCAAATATACTTCGATACGAATTATTAGACAAGCCAAGCAAATCATGGTAAAACAAGGGTATCCATTTTATAATAATAAACGATTAGGCTGTGTACCCAAAATGACCGTTGAATCGATTCTAGGATGTGAACTAGAATCGGAGGAAAACAGTCATGGCTAAAACAAAATATACAGGTGTATATGTAGATTCATCAGGGCAATTTTATTATGAGACTGAACTCGGTACAGACCGTATTACTGGTAAACGTCTTCGAAAGAAAGGGCGAAAAAATCAGCAAGGTCAGAAATTTACTTCTGCTAAAGCGGCATATAAAGAATTAGTACGGGTAAAAAATGAGTACCTGAAATACAATGGATATAGTAACTACCATATGACGTATGGTCAATTTATGGATACTGTTTATATCCCCGCTTATGAAACGGAAGTGGAAGAAAGTACTTTTATCGCACGAAAAGGAATATTAGAAAACATCAAAGATCGTTTTGGGAACATCGAACTGAGATCCATTAGTATTGAAGATGTCCAACGATACCGTACATGGTTATTATCCAATGACGGTGCGGGTTTTTCTCAAGCATATGCCAGTTTAATATTTGGTATATTTCGTAGAAGTTTAGATATGGCGGTTGAGATGCAATATTTAGAGGTTAATATTTCTAAAAAGGTGAAAGCCATCCCAAAAGGGAAGTCGAACATCCCATACTGGACGAAAACAGAGTTTGAGAAAGTCATTTCTAAGATTTATGTAGATAATTTTTATGAACATTTGTGTTTTGTGATGTTATGGACATATTTCATGACTGGGATACGTGTAAATGAAGGAACAGCTTTATGGTGGGAAGACGTAGATTTTAAAAATAAACGATTAAGAATCCATCATTCCTTGTATATTAAGAATAAAACCACTTGGACACGTAAAAATTATACAAAAACAGCCGATGGTAAACGCATTATCTCTTTAGATGATGATACCATCCAAATTTTAAAAGAGTGGAAAGCACGACAAGCAAAGATTGGTATTCATGATTTCGTTTTTAGTTACGATGGAATGCCAATGCTTAAATCAACCATTTCAAGAATTATTGGCCGGTTTGCCAAACTGGCGAATGTCCATCGAGTTCAAGCAAAAGGTTTAAGACATTCGCATGCGTCGTATTTAATTAATGAATTTAATGTCTCTGTTTTAATATTATCAAAACGCTTGGGTCATTCGAGTCCAGAGATTACATTAAAGCATTATTCGCACATGTGGTCAGGCGTGGATGAACTCATTGCCGAAGAAATGGCAGGGAATATTACCATTCAAACAGCACAAAAATCAGGTGTATCATTTATCGGCAATCAAGCCATAAGTAATAAGAAAGTAATTAGTGGATAATCACTAAAATACCAAAGTTCCGCCAGAATCCCCGCCAAAAAGATTTTTAAGTACGATAAACGTTGATATAACAACGTTCTGAAGAGGCCTGCAATCTTGGAGTGGGAATAAGAGGCTAACTTGATTTGGTGAGAGAACGCTGATTTAACAGCATTTATCTTGAGCCAAAATGGACAAAATAAGGTAAAAAAGATATAGTTCCCTACCAAAAACCCTACCAAGAAAAAAATTTTGGTAGGGAATTTTGCTTTTTCATTGAATTTTGGTAGGGGAATTAAATGAATTTTCTGTATAAGTATAAATGACACAAGAGATATTTCATTATTCGTATTATCGTGTGGAATTAAAATTAATTTAAATACATGTTAGAATGGGATTTAAAAGTTTAATTCAAAATACTTTTTATTACACGAACGGGCCAAATTGTGAAACAGACTGGGGGAAAGGAAGATGAAAAAAGGTATATGGATTGCGATAGGTGTAATTTTACTCATTGTCATAGCAACTCCATTTGTATTTATCTACTTGTTAAACAACGGAAATCCCTATACAAAATATCTAGCTAATAAAAATGTACCAGTTTATTTGGAAGAACAGGGATACACAGAAAATGACATAGAGGAATCGCATTATGTGGAGCCTAAACACGGTATAAACAGTGATTTTTATCACGGGCATTATATGGTCATATTTAAGGATGAGCCTGAAGTGACATATTATTATGGAATCACTAAAAAAGGGAAACAGGTAAAACAGTTCTGTGAAAAAGATATATTATCTTCTGATGGAATTACTGATACAATCGAAGAAAACACCAAACATAGCGAAAAAGACTGTTCTAAATCATTGTAATTATATTCCGGTTGCGATTGTTGAACAAAAAAAGGATACACATACTAGTTATGTCTATCCTTTTTATCCGCAATAATCAGGCAAAAAGTTTTAGGTGTTTTTATCAATGAAATTGAAATGGATGATGTGGTCAGTTCAGTTGATTCATTTATTGAATTAGTTTTGGAAAAAAACAATGAGGAATGGAGAATTGTAGACTTTAATTTTTTTCAGTATTGATAATATGTTATCATAGATTAAATGAAAATTATTCTAATTGAAGGTGATTTTCTTGCATAAACACGTGTTAAAAATAATGGTATTGATGATTTTTTCTATCAGCCTAGTAGCATGTGGAAATTCAGAAGCTAAAACAAATAATAATTTAACCTATGAAGATTTAGTAGATTTGACTATTGAAAAGTTTGAATCAGAGTTGCCTAAGTCAGGTGAGTTGGAATATGAACCTTATGATATAGATTATGGAAATGATTTAAGAAGTAATTCAGATATTACAATGTGGGAAAATGGAAAATATATAAAAATTGTTGTTTATGATAAAGAAGAAGATAAAAATGAAACAAACCATTATAGATTAAAAGATGATGAATTAGTGAATATAAACGGTCATCCAGACATTGACTTTGATTCTATAGAGGAACAAGAGCCCGATTATATAGAAGAAAAAGGAAAAATAATTAAGCAGTAATTAATTAGATAAAATTAATAGGAGGTAATAATATGAGTAAAGAAGTGACTAATGAGCAGATTTTACAAGCTATTAGTGAATTATCAAAAGAAGTAAAAGATGTAAAACAAGAGGTGAAGGAAAATTCTGATAAAATCGACAAGTTAGATGCTAAAGTAACTGTATTATCACAGGGATTACTAGATACTCAAGCAGAAGTAAAAATTCTTAAAAATGCAAAATGATAATTGCAATGAAAAGCAATGTCCTGAATTAAAGGGCATTCCAATTAGCGTGTTGAATTATGGTTGATTGGCGTATATTAAACTAACTTAAAATTCACAGACCCGTTTCCTTCAATAAACGACCAGATCGATAACTTTGAGGAATACGCAAAGGAGGATGTCAGTAAATGAAAAAAATCGGCTTGTTATTTGTGATTACTTTTATTTTCATTGTTGCAGGTTGCTCCCAAAACATTGAAGATGAAATTATCGGTACTTGGGAAAGCACAGATAAAGACGATGAGTGTTTAGAAGCGGAAAATGATAAATTAACATTTGAAGAAGACGGAACTGTGATAGGTGTAGAAGATTACAACAAATATAAAATCGCAGAATCTGAAAATGAGGATTTTGATTATGCCGTTTTAAGTGGCGATTTTAGTAACTCAAAACGATATAAAATTAAATTTGATCAAGATGATAATCTATGGTTGGTAGATGAAGATGATGAAGAAGGTTTTGATTCCTCAGTCACTTGTAAAATGGAAAAAGTGAATGATAAATGATGAAAATGAGAAAGATGAATAATGACCAAAAATAGAGTCGCTAAAATAGCATAATTAAAGGGAGTGAATCTATGAGTGTAGTTACTAACTATGCTGATTCTGTGAAGGTAGTTTTTGTTTATCAGAAGAATGAACAAGTGGAGGAAGTTACTCTTAATTCAGCAGAATTAATAGCTTTATTGAACTCTAAACAGGTATGGGTTGAGAATTTTAGAAATAATCTGAAAATAGAAAATACTGTATGGTCTTATAGTGATAGTGTTTCAATACAAATTTATTTAAAATAGTTCTTCTCCGTATTGCTTTCTGACTACTCTAAATTAAATATTTGATTTGTTAAAAGAGCAGATAAATTATCTGTTCTTTTTTATTGAAAAAAATAAGGAGGAATTGTTTTGCTAACGAATAAAACCATTTCAAAAAAAGAATTGCAAGATATTGGTTTCTTGCCATATCAAGCTGTAGAGTGCGCCCGGCATGGGCTATAACTTGGTGGTGAAAGTCCACTACAGGCTTGGCAGTAGGAACTGTTAGCGAAAGGCAAGGGTGTCCATTGTGAAGTGGAATCTGAAGGAAGCCGGACGCAAAATCCCGAACTGACGAACAGAAACTGTATACAAGGCTGAATGGGAATGGACGAGTTTGCTCTACAAAACAAAGTCCGATACTGCACGAGTTCCCTACAGTAAATACAGCAGTTACATGGGAGGAAGGTTATAGCCCTTACCCGGGGAGGTCTCACGGACGGGAGCAATCCTGGTTGAAATAAGATTTGTCGTGAGAAGTCAGCAGAAGCCATAATAGTTTCCACAGGAAATGAAGGGCTGAACAATCTTAAATCTTGGAAAACAGGGAGGTGTAGGCATCGCCGCCTAAGCGCAGAAAACATCGCGGTATAGACCAAACAGATGACTGCCTATGGAAAGATAGGTTGGAAACCGAAAGATACATAGGAGTGCGTAGGGATGCCAACATGGATATGAAAGAACAAGATGGTATCAATTTGATCGATGAAGTTATTGCATATGAAAACCTTTGGAAAGCCTATTGGAAAGTGAGAAGCAACAAAGGGGCACCAGGAATTGACGGTATCACGGTATACCAACTCAAAAGCCATATGATGAAGTACTTCTTTCCACTGCCTGTTCCACCAGCAATCAACATATATGGTAACTTATCATATTCCCAATAGAATGATTTCATCAGCTTTAAGCTGCCATTTTGCGCAGTAACTTCCTCAATCGAAATACGGTTCGCAATCATATCATAGAAAAGGACATATTCCACATAGGAATCGTGTAACGCTTTTGATACCAATTCACAGTACAAACCACTTTCCAGTTTGTTTTCGAAATTTAGTAATTGGTCTTGATATTTCCCCAATGTAATTTCTGTTTGAATATAAAGCAATCCTTTTTCAAGCCGATAGTACATTTTAGAAAAGTGACTAATTTTCTCTTTTGTTTTTCCGTTTGGTATGTCTTCAAAAAAGCTACTTGATTGTACTTGTTTTGTTTCATACCATCCGTTTTCCAAGATCATTTTAGCAAGTTTTTGACTTTAAGTCATAGGTGCATTCCTTAACTTCCGATGATACCGTTCCATCTTCATTTTGAAGAAAAACTTCTCTTCGTAATGCAGAAAACTTTAATAAACCAAATGTTTTTTCTTTATCAATGATAATACCTTGTGCTAATCTCATGTTTTTTTCCTCCATGCTTTGCCCATGTCATCTGCATGTAAAATATAATTTGTGAAACCACGTTCTCCAATCTTATAACCCTCTACGGTGATTCTTGCATTGACTAATTTTACTTTTTCCTCATGTTCAAAGAATTTTTTCCTGCTTCTTATGGAAGAATGACTTCAATATCATCTGCACGTTGAATATCGGAATACAGATTATAGCTTCGAGAAAGGGTGGTCATACGTCCATTAATTCTTCGGCGCTGTTCGACCTTGCCTTCTCCTGCGTATTCTAAATTTCCAAAAGTTTTTTCCATGTCGGTGTTACGTGTTTTAATTTCATCGGTATTTTCCTTTCTATGATGTTTATTTGTTTAAAGAGCTAATAAAAGTCATTAAAAGTAGGAGAGCGAGGTGAATATTCTTTCATGAAGTCACAACCTTTTTAAAATACTTAATACAACACAAGTGAAACCTTCATAAATAATTCGAAGTTTCAGTTTGACTACCAAGTTTGAATTTGATACTATTGAAGCAATGGAATATGTAAACAATTCAGATGATTAAATTTAGAAAGGATTGAACAAAATGACTGAATCTAGTGAAAAGAAAATTGATAATACTCTTCCTTATGGGACAACGGCTGATAACATAGTTAAATTACTTGATGCCATAAAGAATAAGCAGGGCGATGAAAAAGGAATTAAGGCTACATATACTGGCTCTAAATTAGAAAACACACAAAACACTTTGGAATTACTAGGTATTATTTCTGGTTTAAACCTTACTTCTAGAGGAAAAGCAATTGCTTTTGAGTCTGACGAATTAGTGAGGAATAGTCTTTTTCTAAAAGCGATTATGGAATATCCTCCCTATGAGTATTTCCTATTATATGTTATTCAGGATGGTGCTCCTGAGGAAACGGAAATAGATTTCCTTAAAAACTATTGGGGAAAAAATGATTATGGCACTTCTCCCAACAATCGTAATGAAGCCGCATCAGTATGTTTTTCTATTTTTCAGCTAGCTGGATTGGGGGAATATATCATCGGTCGTAAGGGAAAAAGTACGCGTTTTATTTGGCGGGATAACTACGTCAGTAAAATCAATGCTGCAAAGGAATCCAATGATGAAGTTGTCTCCGAAAATTTCACTGTAGAGAACAATCAAATAAATGATCTTCAGGAAAAACAACAGATGGAAAATAGCTTACAACCTCAGATTATTCAGACGAACAATGGATATAAAATGACTCCTTCCAATCTAACATTTCCAACAACTATAGAAATTAAGGTAGATTTTACCGACTGGGATTTAAAGAAAATCGCGGCTTTTATCAAGCTTTTAAAGGATGTAGAATTGGATGAAGACATTTAGAGACTATAGTTTTCCAAGTCAAATAGTATCTGTTACATTTTTAATGGATATTGTTTGTCGTTGTATTGATGGGGCAACTCTGGATAATCTGGTCAGTTATACGGGAAAAAGTAAAAGCTATGTTAAAAACGCCTTAATTGCAGCCTTAACTTTAGAACTTGTTGTAGAAGAAGATAATAAATATTTAGCAGTTTCAGAATGTGCTAATATTCTTTCGAATACACCTACAGAAGAATTAAAGATAGAAGTCTTTAAAAGTTGGCTGCAAAAGTTAGAACCGTTTGTTGTTTTTATGCAGTATATTTCATCTGGTGATAGTATTTCCTTAGCCATAAGAAAAATGACTTCTTTTTACAGTTTTAATCGATCTGTAAGCACTGTTGGAAAAATTCTCTCATCTTGGGGCAAGGGTGTTGGTTTGATAGATAAAAATGGTCACCCTTGCGTGCATACTTTTGAACCTGTCAATTTTGTAGATATAGATAGCATAAGGGCAGAGGTTGAGAGAGATGCCGCAATAAGGCTATATTTGACAGAACAATTATCTGTAGAAATATATTCATGGCTTTCTCATGATGAAATTGAAGAATTGGTTTCAAGCCTTAAAAAACACCAATCTGACGCACGAACATCTATTGGATGTGCTGGGAGAGCTTTAGAAGATATTC is a window of Lentibacillus daqui DNA encoding:
- a CDS encoding sensor histidine kinase, translating into MKLKNRVAFYFVSRLFWLIVIWGLLIGVSIILFSFFLRHDQTETSRLSIEAIANNTVIQNQEIDIHNSVKEDLQDNDIWLQVLDENGNEFFSFNKPREIQVHYSPGELVSDYIYPANNSYQLSTWFETINGQEVTWVTGKPITNNNPFFYWANNLWIVSIIVIGIIIAIYFGKQLGDPLLFVMEWIENLSKGNYEEPSNYLKLHSKNHKQNRGKHKVYKELIMALSNLTSNLKKSQVERERLEKTREEWMAGVSHDLKTPLSTIKGYTMLIASGEYNLRKEEVRRFAETMEERVAYMEQLIEDFSLTFQLKNGAIPIKFEEINLKHFIKDILEQMKKLPKASSQIFSLETSKEQILSDIDTKYLKRAFENLIANCIKHNPPKTKIKIILYEEAEKIHITIQDDGIGMNQETVSQLFDQYFRGTDSSSDNSGIGLGMAIAKQIILAHQGNIVVKSKMNIGTQFHIILPRRLKE
- a CDS encoding response regulator transcription factor, whose amino-acid sequence is MKTEDYSILIIDDDPYILDLLTTVFEKEGFQHIFKASTGEEAKFQTTKNNPDILLLDVMLPDTDGFTLCSQLRSYTSVPVLFLTAKSTDLDKLQGFSIGGDDYITKPFNPLEVVARVKAQLKRSNQLESNQLTKAVYDYGFFKIDSNKGKLTVKGRQVECPLLELKLLLYFCEHPNQVLSKHQIYRDVWGEYYGGDNTVMVHVHRLREKLEENPSNPLLIKTVRGLGYIFELDTTTKESS
- a CDS encoding ABC transporter ATP-binding protein, producing the protein MNDQIIVTDNLTKKFKKNISVDGINMSIERGQIYGFLGPNGAGKTTTIRMLLGLIKPTKGNIKIFNQNLNKNRIQILQRIGSLVESPTYYGNLTGRENLEAVRRLRNIPEKRVHEVLEIVRLTKVANRLTKEYSLGMKQRLGIASALLSEPDLLILDEPTNGLDPSGIQEIRELIKQLPESGMSVLVSSHLLSEIDQMATEVGIINNGKMIFQDSIDRLRHKRKPILKVGVSDGRESHSILKGKGISSQWKNDYLWLEETKPEFVSEINATLVQSGISVYRLEEVTKSLEDIFLELTGTEGSL
- a CDS encoding ABC transporter permease, which produces MKHLLKADKIKLKRSSLPIIVLLVPFLILAYELVNLTYRGDFVAKQAEMFQADSMWTYLLYDNSLLFGLGFPLAVTLAASVIANVEHQANGWKQTLSLPISRVRVYLSKFSWLFISLFFSTTIFMLGMFLLGNMLGFEGNTPWKLLIGDSYSMLVVILPIMSVQFWLSMTIKNQAFSILIGAISSMMGLFLAAAQTTRWFPLAYPSQASTVILQYEGLGYNQDLSAYLVISFCLGIILLVLGSFQFAKREVK
- a CDS encoding ABC transporter permease; protein product: MLKDILYVERLKLKRSKMWLIYIIGPLLGVFLAYINFFKNYDLFMNPGDNAWIEAWTQVALFMGPFVLPILVGVYAALICRSEHVGGGWKQLLALPISHSNIFFGKFLTIIRMIVITMLILMILFISFGYLIGMDGNLPVFTLLGYMIRGILACLPLVVLQLIVSIRSKTFGIPLAVTIVFTLPAIFLHYQRLL
- a CDS encoding RNA polymerase sigma factor, producing MVTNEPVPQSVIRRQFDSFCKTVLRNAARDIYREINRQNKTLIILSALSQDKLNQLSMYETYETDVHYFFLNGYAVKVKDFLIANAIQSLPERNQLIVLCFFFLEMSDTEIANELGIARATVYYHKKKALEKIKNYLKEHEDE
- a CDS encoding helix-turn-helix domain-containing protein; translated protein: MSESTLLPYSVISMAVLGDTEAMGQVLKHYEGYIVTLVQHEIVEENGETAHIVDDEWKQRLELKLITAVTKFKLH
- a CDS encoding DUF3173 domain-containing protein, yielding MKELITKDDLIQLGYPKYTSIRIIRQAKQIMVKQGYPFYNNKRLGCVPKMTVESILGCELESEENSHG
- a CDS encoding tyrosine-type recombinase/integrase, whose amino-acid sequence is MAKTKYTGVYVDSSGQFYYETELGTDRITGKRLRKKGRKNQQGQKFTSAKAAYKELVRVKNEYLKYNGYSNYHMTYGQFMDTVYIPAYETEVEESTFIARKGILENIKDRFGNIELRSISIEDVQRYRTWLLSNDGAGFSQAYASLIFGIFRRSLDMAVEMQYLEVNISKKVKAIPKGKSNIPYWTKTEFEKVISKIYVDNFYEHLCFVMLWTYFMTGIRVNEGTALWWEDVDFKNKRLRIHHSLYIKNKTTWTRKNYTKTADGKRIISLDDDTIQILKEWKARQAKIGIHDFVFSYDGMPMLKSTISRIIGRFAKLANVHRVQAKGLRHSHASYLINEFNVSVLILSKRLGHSSPEITLKHYSHMWSGVDELIAEEMAGNITIQTAQKSGVSFIGNQAISNKKVISG
- a CDS encoding DUF3139 domain-containing protein — encoded protein: MKKGIWIAIGVILLIVIATPFVFIYLLNNGNPYTKYLANKNVPVYLEEQGYTENDIEESHYVEPKHGINSDFYHGHYMVIFKDEPEVTYYYGITKKGKQVKQFCEKDILSSDGITDTIEENTKHSEKDCSKSL